A portion of the Anoxybacillus gonensis genome contains these proteins:
- a CDS encoding biotin-dependent carboxyltransferase family protein, translated as MSIRVIRSGLLTTIQDLGRFGFQKDGVIVGGAMDQFAHRIANILVGNEQSEGTLEMTFIGPTLAFEEDVLIAICGGEFEAMIDGKKVPLWRPVFVKQGSVLTIGHCRVGCRAYLAVSGGFHIPKVMNSQSTYLLARIGGFQGRALQKGDVLFLRESRKKSALFQFYNKKTSLPFIAMSWGISFELRAYFYESPKTIRVMRGAQFADFTMQSQQYFLNERYEVTSQSNRMGYRLDGPLLQRKHSVEMVSEAVTFGTIQVPNEGKPIILMADRQTTGGYPKIAQVIAVDLPILAQTKPGEQVVFRDISFEEAQRLYIQHELGMKQCEKVMMLKMGG; from the coding sequence ATGAGTATTCGTGTGATTCGTAGTGGTTTACTAACGACGATTCAAGATTTAGGTCGATTCGGTTTTCAAAAGGATGGCGTCATTGTGGGCGGGGCAATGGATCAATTTGCACATCGCATCGCCAACATTCTTGTCGGAAATGAACAATCGGAAGGTACGCTGGAGATGACGTTCATTGGTCCAACACTTGCTTTTGAGGAGGATGTATTGATTGCGATATGTGGCGGGGAATTTGAAGCAATGATCGACGGGAAAAAAGTACCGTTGTGGCGCCCTGTTTTCGTTAAACAAGGAAGTGTACTTACGATCGGGCATTGTCGTGTAGGATGTCGGGCTTATTTAGCTGTGTCAGGGGGATTTCATATTCCTAAGGTAATGAACAGCCAATCAACGTATTTACTTGCACGTATCGGAGGTTTTCAAGGAAGAGCTTTGCAAAAAGGAGATGTGCTTTTCCTTCGAGAATCAAGGAAAAAATCGGCCTTGTTTCAATTCTATAACAAGAAAACATCTCTTCCTTTTATAGCTATGAGCTGGGGGATTTCATTTGAGCTTCGTGCATATTTTTACGAATCGCCGAAAACGATTCGCGTCATGCGCGGCGCACAATTTGCTGATTTTACAATGCAAAGTCAACAATATTTTTTGAATGAACGATATGAAGTCACTTCTCAATCGAATCGAATGGGCTATCGTTTAGACGGACCTTTGCTTCAAAGAAAACATTCAGTAGAAATGGTTTCGGAAGCGGTTACGTTCGGTACAATTCAAGTGCCGAACGAAGGAAAGCCAATTATATTAATGGCAGATCGTCAAACGACGGGAGGGTATCCAAAAATCGCGCAAGTCATTGCCGTTGATTTACCCATTTTAGCACAAACCAAACCAGGAGAGCAGGTTGTATTTCGCGACATTTCATTTGAGGAAGCGCAAAGATTATATATTCAACATGAGCTTGGCATGAAGCAATGCGAAAAAGTAATGATGTTGAAAATGGGAGGATAA
- a CDS encoding PIN domain-containing protein → MTREHTELAADIRRKARADRTRKKSIKAPDALVAAAALIHNAILVSNNDKDFRWIRENYTYKDRKLNYINPIIDKKAYGEFVKAYIESRGV, encoded by the coding sequence GTGACTAGAGAACATACAGAGCTAGCAGCTGACATAAGAAGGAAAGCAAGAGCCGATCGTACACGCAAAAAGAGTATTAAAGCACCAGACGCTCTTGTTGCAGCTGCAGCTCTTATACATAATGCCATATTAGTCAGTAATAACGATAAAGACTTTCGTTGGATTCGAGAGAACTATACTTATAAAGATCGAAAGTTAAATTATATAAATCCCATAATAGATAAGAAAGCTTACGGCGAATTTGTCAAAGCCTATATCGAAAGCAGAGGGGTTTAA
- a CDS encoding Piwi domain-containing protein yields the protein MNQYYITECIANENASNISLHIYTVSLLNPNQKYSFAHHIVYELRKRNPNVTIAAHGQYIASFQEITHWGDHEYIKHEYRAIECFNAAERTVLERLLKQELIERCKNDYKIYKDLFCLKTEQSIEMNEIIVYPAIYLSFTVEENGNILIGFEYQHRFEYKKTLEDLLRDRSPLIKEGVEVVDSYNKKSYYYTFVEVAPYTAGEKSPYLQQSVIDYYITKDEKWKLKGVHNKTPIVHVRSQTGDIFPYLPHLLRLTCSYEQLMPSTAKQVNRIIKLPPNEKMPKLYQEIFRLLQYQNMLTFRKENVRAANLNYDIFNLSPPLMEFGRDYKTTKVSDGLGQAGVYEPKSVTVSYFVDPELNYDQRKKDEILDFTKKLQDLSEKLGVKLNVSKKPRQLFGVLPVDFFKSERLSFELKSIADAFDGTVIVIGTEENIDRAYVAIKREFGAKADIMTQFVIFDSSVVKNLYYQYNVLLGIYAKSGVQPWILSDEMNSDCFIGLDVSHEHGKHASGIIQVIGKDGRMIKQKSVMTAEAGETIANRTMEEIIDESIFSYEKMYGMKPAHITFHRDGVCREDLDHLTRYMQSFQIPFDFVEIIKRPRRRMAVYTNGRWFTVQGLCYAKERMAYLCATDPRESVGMAQAVKIVQKTQCLSIRDIVSDAYKLSFMHIHSMLKTRLPITVHYADLSSTFHNRGLIHPRSVHEQALPFV from the coding sequence ATGAATCAATACTATATAACCGAGTGTATCGCAAACGAAAATGCAAGCAACATTTCACTTCATATTTATACTGTATCTTTATTAAACCCGAACCAAAAATACTCGTTTGCTCATCACATTGTTTATGAGTTAAGAAAGAGGAATCCTAATGTGACCATTGCTGCTCACGGCCAATATATTGCATCGTTTCAAGAGATCACTCATTGGGGTGATCATGAATATATTAAACATGAGTACCGAGCAATAGAATGTTTCAATGCCGCAGAAAGAACGGTATTGGAAAGGTTATTGAAACAAGAGTTAATAGAACGATGCAAAAACGACTATAAAATTTACAAAGATTTGTTTTGTTTGAAAACCGAACAATCGATTGAAATGAACGAAATTATTGTTTACCCGGCTATTTACTTATCTTTTACAGTTGAAGAGAACGGAAATATATTGATCGGCTTTGAATATCAACATCGTTTTGAATATAAAAAAACATTAGAAGACTTACTTCGTGATCGATCTCCACTGATCAAAGAAGGGGTGGAAGTCGTTGATTCATACAATAAAAAATCGTACTACTATACTTTTGTTGAGGTGGCTCCGTATACAGCTGGAGAAAAAAGCCCGTATTTACAACAAAGTGTGATAGATTATTACATAACAAAAGATGAAAAATGGAAATTAAAAGGTGTTCATAATAAGACACCTATTGTGCATGTCAGATCACAAACCGGTGATATTTTTCCATACTTGCCTCATTTATTACGTCTCACTTGTTCGTATGAACAATTGATGCCATCAACCGCGAAGCAAGTAAATCGTATCATTAAGTTGCCACCGAATGAGAAAATGCCGAAACTTTATCAAGAGATATTTCGTTTGTTGCAATATCAGAACATGTTGACTTTCAGAAAAGAAAACGTTCGGGCGGCAAATCTTAATTATGATATTTTTAATCTCTCCCCACCGTTAATGGAATTTGGTCGAGATTATAAAACAACGAAAGTGTCTGATGGTTTAGGTCAAGCTGGTGTTTATGAGCCGAAGAGTGTCACCGTTAGCTATTTTGTTGATCCAGAATTAAATTACGATCAAAGGAAGAAAGATGAAATATTGGATTTTACAAAGAAATTACAAGATTTATCTGAAAAGCTAGGTGTAAAGTTAAATGTCTCGAAAAAACCGCGTCAGTTATTTGGAGTATTGCCTGTCGATTTTTTCAAAAGTGAGCGTCTTTCGTTCGAACTAAAGTCGATCGCTGATGCGTTCGATGGGACTGTTATTGTCATTGGAACGGAAGAAAATATCGATCGAGCATATGTGGCAATTAAACGAGAATTTGGTGCGAAAGCAGATATAATGACACAGTTTGTCATATTTGATTCGTCAGTTGTAAAAAATTTGTACTATCAATATAATGTGCTACTAGGAATTTACGCAAAATCGGGAGTTCAGCCGTGGATTTTGTCAGATGAGATGAATTCAGATTGCTTTATCGGTTTAGATGTCAGTCATGAACATGGAAAACATGCTTCTGGGATTATTCAAGTGATCGGAAAAGACGGGCGAATGATCAAACAAAAATCAGTCATGACTGCTGAAGCTGGTGAAACGATTGCCAATCGTACAATGGAAGAAATTATAGATGAGAGTATATTTAGCTATGAGAAAATGTATGGAATGAAGCCAGCTCATATTACATTTCACCGCGATGGCGTATGTCGCGAAGATTTAGATCATTTAACACGGTATATGCAGTCATTCCAAATCCCATTTGATTTCGTTGAAATTATTAAAAGACCGCGAAGAAGAATGGCTGTATACACAAACGGACGTTGGTTTACTGTGCAAGGATTATGTTATGCGAAGGAAAGGATGGCTTATTTATGTGCAACTGATCCAAGAGAATCTGTAGGAATGGCGCAAGCTGTAAAGATTGTTCAAAAGACGCAATGTTTGTCTATTCGGGATATCGTTTCAGATGCGTATAAGCTATCATTTATGCACATCCATTCTATGCTGAAAACACGTTTGCCAATCACCGTTCATTATGCTGATTTAAGTTCAACCTTTCATAATCGAGGGTTGATCCATCCACGTTCAGTCCATGAACAAGCGTTGCCGTTTGTGTGA
- a CDS encoding DEAD/DEAH box helicase: MNRIVNAISSRLSLRKPQKESLEILAEVIEHFGLNKQNAPQSLQEKLSAVNANFPSVTDFEREFPSLCFALATGVGKTRLMGAFIAYLHMAKKIRNFFVLAPNLTIYEKLIQDFTPNTPKYVFKGLSSFANKQPNIITGDNYEQQALFLEDPLAVNINIFNISKINSEVRGGKSPRIKRLSEYLGQSYYDYLKSLPDLVLLMDESHRYRATAGVKAINELNPILGLELTATPQVESGSKTIPFKNVIYSYPLYKAMEDGYVKEPAVATRENFNPEKLNQEQLERLKLEDGVRVHEETKLELELYARENNEKLVKPFILVVAQDTKHAEDLMNMMESDDFFEGRYKGKVITVHSNQRGEEKDETIKELLALEDPNSKVEIVIHVNMLKEGWDVTNLYTIIPLRAANSKTLVEQSIGRGLRLPYGKRTGVPAVDRLTIIAHDKFQEIIDEANNPNSVIRRGVVIGRDIAQTEKKIVVVESKVEATLIEQLVGENKPVTPEEEKKIELRKSIAETVVKTIANKQTLYSSKQLKDPSVQQQIIHEVNELYTSSQLSWFEEEPQKIVENMVAQAVELIPDLSIEIPRVILQPTGDISWGYHDFDLDCSAIPKLQPVAENILIEHLRTHERELLQIKKDVQGTEEHLENYIVFHLIDYPNISYDDHAELLYKLSGQLIDYLRSYLKEDDVKNVVIYNAQRLAQLIYVQMKAHYYEEQTNYEVIVRVGFDTLKSNVVTVDADEEVRDFRQPITNKSSIRGMCFGGFTKCLYRTQKFESDAERKFATICESDPSVLKWLKPTQNHIKIYYNQTKAYIPDFIVETIDKMYICEIKAANKIEDDKEVKAKAKAAITWCQHASDHARENSGKEWVYLLIPHDDVDSNKTIKGLEALYRQN, from the coding sequence ATGAATCGTATCGTTAACGCTATTTCATCCCGTCTTAGCCTGCGCAAACCACAGAAAGAGTCGTTAGAAATTCTTGCCGAAGTGATTGAGCACTTCGGCTTAAATAAACAAAACGCTCCCCAATCATTACAAGAGAAGTTATCTGCTGTTAACGCGAACTTTCCAAGCGTAACAGATTTTGAACGCGAATTTCCTTCGCTCTGCTTTGCTTTGGCAACAGGCGTCGGGAAAACACGGCTGATGGGGGCGTTTATTGCTTATTTACATATGGCGAAAAAAATTCGCAACTTCTTTGTGTTAGCACCGAACTTAACGATTTATGAAAAATTAATTCAAGATTTTACACCAAATACACCAAAGTATGTATTTAAGGGGCTTTCATCGTTCGCAAATAAACAGCCAAATATTATTACAGGGGATAACTATGAACAACAAGCCCTCTTTTTAGAAGATCCTCTAGCTGTAAATATTAATATTTTCAATATATCTAAGATTAACAGCGAAGTAAGGGGAGGAAAATCGCCGCGCATTAAACGGTTAAGTGAGTATTTAGGACAAAGCTATTACGATTATTTAAAATCGCTTCCTGACCTTGTGCTATTAATGGACGAGTCACACCGTTATCGCGCAACGGCAGGGGTAAAAGCGATTAACGAATTAAATCCGATTCTTGGTTTGGAATTAACTGCGACCCCGCAAGTCGAGAGTGGAAGCAAAACGATTCCGTTTAAAAACGTGATTTACAGCTACCCTCTTTATAAAGCGATGGAAGATGGGTATGTAAAAGAACCTGCGGTTGCCACGAGAGAAAACTTTAATCCAGAGAAATTAAATCAGGAGCAGTTAGAACGGTTAAAACTTGAAGACGGCGTTCGAGTTCATGAGGAAACAAAACTAGAATTAGAATTATATGCGCGTGAAAATAACGAAAAATTAGTAAAGCCGTTTATTCTTGTTGTGGCTCAAGATACAAAACATGCAGAAGATCTCATGAATATGATGGAAAGCGACGATTTTTTTGAGGGGCGTTATAAAGGAAAAGTCATTACCGTTCATTCCAATCAGCGTGGGGAAGAAAAAGATGAAACAATTAAAGAACTGCTAGCGCTTGAAGATCCGAATTCAAAAGTAGAAATTGTGATCCATGTGAATATGTTAAAGGAAGGTTGGGACGTCACAAATTTATATACGATTATTCCACTTCGTGCGGCAAACTCAAAGACGCTAGTTGAACAATCGATTGGCCGCGGTCTTCGTCTTCCGTATGGAAAACGAACAGGTGTGCCAGCGGTTGATCGTTTAACGATTATTGCCCATGATAAATTCCAAGAAATTATTGATGAAGCGAACAACCCTAATTCTGTTATCCGCCGTGGTGTTGTCATTGGCCGTGATATAGCGCAGACAGAGAAGAAAATCGTTGTTGTGGAATCAAAAGTAGAAGCTACACTTATTGAACAACTTGTTGGTGAAAATAAACCCGTTACTCCTGAGGAAGAAAAGAAAATTGAACTGAGGAAAAGCATTGCAGAAACTGTGGTGAAAACGATTGCGAATAAACAAACGTTGTATAGTTCCAAGCAATTAAAAGACCCGTCAGTCCAACAGCAGATCATTCATGAAGTCAATGAACTTTATACATCGTCCCAGTTGTCTTGGTTTGAAGAAGAGCCGCAAAAAATCGTGGAAAACATGGTCGCACAGGCGGTTGAGTTAATTCCTGATTTGTCGATTGAAATTCCAAGGGTGATTTTACAACCGACAGGCGACATTTCATGGGGGTATCACGATTTTGATTTAGATTGTAGTGCGATTCCGAAATTGCAACCAGTTGCGGAAAATATTTTAATTGAGCATTTACGTACTCATGAACGGGAATTATTACAAATCAAAAAAGACGTCCAAGGAACAGAAGAGCATTTAGAAAATTATATTGTGTTTCATCTCATAGATTATCCGAACATTTCGTATGATGACCATGCGGAATTGTTATATAAACTATCAGGACAACTCATTGATTATCTTCGTAGTTATTTGAAAGAGGATGATGTAAAAAATGTTGTTATTTACAATGCACAACGACTAGCTCAACTTATTTATGTACAAATGAAAGCACATTATTATGAAGAGCAAACGAATTATGAAGTGATTGTTCGGGTAGGATTCGACACATTAAAGAGCAACGTAGTAACCGTCGATGCTGATGAAGAAGTGCGCGATTTTCGCCAACCTATTACGAATAAATCCTCGATTCGTGGCATGTGCTTTGGCGGCTTTACAAAATGCTTATATCGAACGCAAAAATTCGAGTCCGACGCAGAACGAAAATTCGCTACCATTTGTGAAAGCGATCCATCCGTTTTAAAATGGCTGAAACCAACGCAAAACCATATCAAAATTTACTACAACCAGACAAAGGCATACATTCCAGACTTTATTGTTGAAACGATTGACAAAATGTATATATGTGAGATCAAAGCGGCCAATAAAATCGAAGACGATAAAGAAGTCAAAGCGAAAGCGAAAGCAGCGATCACGTGGTGCCAACACGCTTCCGACCACGCCCGCGAAAACAGCGGGAAAGAATGGGTATACTTGCTAATCCCACACGATGATGTTGATTCGAATAAGACGATAAAAGGGTTGGAGGCACTATACAGACAAAATTAG
- a CDS encoding IclR family transcriptional regulator produces MNKTVIKTLELLQLFMTYERLTLQEMVKLTKLPKTTVFRMVQSLEISGFLKKDEEAYELGLSLLQLGCLVAERLDVRKVALPIMKKLKEETNEAVNLVVKDGDEAIYVEKVETSEPIRVYTRVGRRAPLYAGACPRVLLAFMPSEEQKKYIDRVKLIPIASKTIVEREQLKTVINEAKEKGYTVSYSELADYSSAVAVPIFNHEGKVVAGLSVVGPENRFQPSYIKQLVPKLRYAAEQISKALGFIGGKNVEL; encoded by the coding sequence ATGAACAAAACAGTGATCAAAACACTTGAACTATTGCAGTTGTTTATGACATATGAACGGTTGACACTACAAGAAATGGTGAAGTTGACGAAACTGCCAAAAACAACGGTTTTTCGAATGGTCCAGTCGTTAGAGATAAGCGGCTTTTTAAAAAAAGATGAGGAAGCGTATGAGCTTGGATTGTCCTTGTTACAATTGGGTTGTTTAGTTGCAGAGCGATTAGATGTTCGAAAAGTAGCACTGCCGATTATGAAGAAATTAAAAGAAGAAACGAATGAAGCGGTGAACTTAGTTGTTAAAGATGGTGATGAGGCGATTTATGTAGAAAAAGTAGAAACGTCAGAGCCGATTCGAGTGTATACAAGGGTAGGGAGAAGGGCACCTCTTTATGCTGGAGCTTGTCCGCGCGTGTTACTTGCCTTCATGCCAAGCGAAGAGCAAAAGAAATATATTGATCGCGTCAAGTTAATTCCAATTGCCTCAAAAACAATTGTTGAGCGAGAACAATTAAAAACGGTGATCAACGAAGCAAAGGAAAAAGGGTATACAGTCAGTTACTCCGAATTAGCCGACTATTCTTCTGCTGTGGCTGTTCCGATTTTTAATCACGAAGGTAAAGTTGTGGCGGGGTTAAGTGTCGTTGGACCAGAAAATCGCTTTCAGCCTTCTTACATTAAACAATTAGTTCCAAAATTAAGGTATGCTGCAGAACAAATTTCAAAAGCACTTGGTTTTATTGGGGGAAAAAATGTTGAATTATGA
- the mntA gene encoding type VII toxin-antitoxin system MntA family adenylyltransferase antitoxin, with amino-acid sequence MEQIIVETLKNAVSPSVIYLFGSTATGHIRHDSDIDIAFLSDERSLDHYERFILAQQLAEQLQRDVDLIDLKQASTVFQAQIVSSGKVIYCADEHKKTEFEWRALKMYAKLNEERAEILRNIVESGSVYNE; translated from the coding sequence ATGGAACAAATCATTGTTGAAACATTAAAGAATGCGGTCTCCCCTTCTGTCATTTATTTGTTCGGATCAACAGCAACAGGACATATTCGCCACGATAGCGATATTGACATTGCTTTTTTGAGCGATGAACGATCATTAGACCACTATGAACGCTTTATACTTGCGCAACAATTGGCAGAGCAGTTACAACGAGACGTCGATCTCATTGATTTAAAGCAAGCGAGCACCGTTTTTCAAGCACAAATCGTCAGTAGCGGTAAAGTCATCTATTGTGCGGACGAACATAAAAAAACGGAGTTCGAATGGCGAGCATTGAAAATGTATGCGAAACTAAACGAAGAACGAGCGGAAATTTTACGAAACATTGTTGAAAGTGGGTCGGTTTATAATGAATGA
- the pxpB gene encoding 5-oxoprolinase subunit PxpB: MLNYEFIPLSEHALIVKFGEQINHDIHRRVRQFTNYFTDHHIEGIIEVVPAYTTVTVYYHPIQFVKNLNRKSHIEVLPFERICTVLKNILSSLESVNISHGNEVVIPVCYGGEFGPDLEEVAKKNELTIEEVVNIHTNGHYVVYMIGFAPGFAYLGGMSERIATPRKHSPRLHIPAGSVGIAGMQTGIYPIESPGGWQLIGRTPIQLFRPHHPQPSLLQVGDCVRFQAITREEYKQLQEENNEYSCDS; this comes from the coding sequence ATGTTGAATTATGAGTTTATACCGCTTAGTGAGCATGCGCTAATTGTTAAGTTTGGCGAACAAATTAATCATGACATTCATCGACGAGTTCGTCAATTTACAAATTATTTTACAGATCATCATATAGAAGGAATTATTGAAGTTGTTCCTGCTTATACAACTGTTACCGTCTACTATCATCCGATACAGTTTGTAAAGAATTTAAACCGAAAATCCCATATCGAGGTTCTCCCTTTTGAAAGAATTTGTACTGTATTAAAAAATATTCTTTCATCGTTAGAGTCTGTCAACATTTCTCACGGAAATGAAGTCGTGATTCCTGTTTGTTATGGAGGGGAGTTTGGGCCGGATTTAGAAGAAGTGGCTAAAAAAAATGAATTGACAATCGAAGAAGTAGTGAATATTCATACGAATGGCCATTACGTTGTGTATATGATTGGATTTGCGCCTGGATTTGCTTATTTAGGTGGCATGTCAGAAAGGATTGCTACGCCGCGAAAACATTCGCCACGATTACACATTCCAGCAGGTTCTGTTGGCATTGCCGGTATGCAAACAGGAATATATCCGATTGAAAGCCCAGGGGGATGGCAACTCATCGGAAGAACACCGATCCAATTATTCCGTCCCCACCATCCTCAACCGAGTTTACTACAAGTTGGAGACTGTGTTCGCTTTCAAGCGATAACGAGGGAAGAATATAAGCAGCTTCAGGAGGAGAACAATGAGTATTCGTGTGATTCGTAG
- a CDS encoding NUDIX hydrolase: MRIVPKHLVAVSGYIVNDHGEVLLVKTHYRSDTWELPGGQVEEGESLHHALVREVYEETGLKIVPLGVTGVYYNATDHILVVVFRAKYEEGELDIQPQEIKEANFFLLNNKNISKYITRPHIASRVQDAMKCNCLVPYEAWEVSPFRMLGRIGG, encoded by the coding sequence ATGAGGATTGTACCGAAGCACTTAGTGGCTGTCTCTGGTTATATTGTAAATGACCATGGGGAAGTATTGCTTGTAAAAACACATTACCGTTCCGATACATGGGAACTTCCTGGTGGACAAGTAGAAGAAGGGGAATCTTTGCATCACGCATTGGTAAGGGAAGTATATGAAGAAACAGGATTAAAAATAGTACCACTAGGAGTAACGGGAGTATATTACAATGCTACGGACCATATATTAGTTGTTGTATTTCGTGCGAAGTATGAAGAAGGTGAATTGGACATTCAGCCTCAAGAAATAAAGGAGGCAAATTTTTTTCTGCTAAATAATAAAAACATTTCAAAATATATAACGAGACCTCATATCGCTTCACGAGTACAGGATGCAATGAAATGTAATTGTTTAGTACCATATGAAGCATGGGAAGTTTCACCATTTCGAATGTTAGGAAGGATTGGGGGATAA
- the hepT gene encoding type VII toxin-antitoxin system HepT family RNase toxin, with protein sequence MMNDVILNKVSVIERCMKRIHEEYENNPKHLENYTKQDSIVLNLQRACEASIDLAMHVVAQKKLGLPQTSRDAFALLEQHGIISSSLSQKMKAMVGFRNIAVHDYQELNLTILQKILDNHLTDFTEFTKAIVRQK encoded by the coding sequence ATAATGAATGATGTGATCCTAAATAAAGTAAGTGTCATTGAACGTTGTATGAAACGTATTCATGAAGAATACGAAAACAATCCAAAACATTTGGAGAATTACACAAAGCAAGATTCCATTGTCCTCAATCTTCAACGAGCGTGTGAAGCGAGCATTGACTTAGCGATGCACGTCGTCGCGCAAAAAAAGCTCGGACTTCCACAAACAAGCCGAGACGCTTTCGCTCTTTTAGAACAACACGGCATCATCTCTTCATCCCTATCGCAAAAAATGAAAGCAATGGTCGGATTCCGCAATATCGCCGTGCATGACTATCAAGAACTGAACTTGACCATTTTACAAAAAATACTCGACAACCATTTAACAGACTTCACGGAGTTTACGAAAGCGATTGTTAGGCAAAAGTAG
- a CDS encoding restriction endonuclease: protein MAVPDYQSFMLPLLKILGDQKEHSLKEIMEKLASEFNLSKEEQKELLPSGRQSKFVNRVGWARTYLKKAGLLKNVSRGIFIITERGLDVLKSNPPAIDVKYLEQFPEFIEFRNATKNENGDSKDKTMSVVYSTNGTPEEILESSYQTLRQELANELLERIKKCSPAFFEKLVVDLLVAMGYGGSRSDAGRAIGKSGDEGIDGIINEDKLGLDVVYIQAKRWENTVGRPVVQAFAGSLEGQRARKGVLITTSTFSQEAKDYVKVIEKKIVLIDGERLAQLMIDHDIGVSEQARYIVKRIDIDYFGDEEI from the coding sequence GTGGCTGTTCCGGATTATCAAAGCTTCATGCTTCCATTACTAAAAATTTTAGGTGATCAGAAAGAGCACAGTTTAAAAGAAATCATGGAAAAATTAGCATCGGAGTTTAACCTTTCAAAAGAAGAGCAAAAAGAGCTTTTGCCCAGTGGAAGACAATCGAAGTTTGTAAATCGAGTTGGATGGGCAAGAACTTATTTAAAAAAAGCGGGACTCCTTAAAAATGTTTCGAGAGGAATTTTCATTATTACTGAACGCGGTCTGGATGTTTTGAAAAGCAATCCGCCTGCCATCGACGTGAAATACTTAGAGCAATTTCCTGAATTTATTGAGTTTAGAAATGCCACAAAAAATGAAAATGGAGATAGTAAAGATAAGACAATGTCTGTTGTTTACAGTACGAATGGGACTCCAGAAGAGATTCTCGAATCTAGTTACCAAACTTTAAGACAGGAACTCGCAAATGAACTGCTCGAGCGCATCAAAAAATGTTCCCCAGCATTTTTTGAAAAACTTGTGGTCGACTTGTTAGTAGCTATGGGATACGGTGGCTCGCGGAGCGATGCAGGACGTGCGATCGGGAAAAGTGGGGATGAAGGAATTGATGGTATTATCAATGAGGACAAACTAGGGTTGGACGTCGTTTACATTCAAGCTAAACGTTGGGAAAATACTGTTGGTCGTCCCGTTGTTCAAGCGTTTGCTGGCAGCTTAGAAGGGCAAAGAGCAAGGAAAGGGGTTCTCATTACGACCTCAACATTCTCGCAAGAAGCAAAGGACTACGTGAAAGTCATTGAAAAGAAAATTGTTTTAATTGATGGCGAAAGACTTGCTCAATTAATGATTGACCACGATATTGGAGTATCAGAACAAGCAAGATATATTGTTAAAAGAATTGATATCGATTATTTTGGAGACGAGGAGATTTGA
- the pxpA gene encoding 5-oxoprolinase subunit PxpA, whose protein sequence is MYRIDLNCDMGESFGVYRMGNDEEILNYVTSANIACGFHAGDPSTMRKTVQLALEKGVSIGAHPGLPDLIGFGRRNMAITPEEVYDLVVYQVGALYGFVKAAGGKMQHVKPHGALYNMAAKDSALSEAIAKAVYDIDSSLVLFGLAGSELIKAGDRIGLKTANEVFSDRTYEQDGSLTPRHKPNALIHEEQEAIQQVVRMVKEGKVRSQQGTDVEIQADTICIHGDGVHALTFAEKIFEALKKEGIVITSLF, encoded by the coding sequence ATGTATCGCATCGATCTGAATTGTGATATGGGAGAAAGTTTTGGAGTATATCGAATGGGAAACGATGAAGAGATTTTGAATTACGTGACATCAGCAAATATTGCTTGCGGGTTTCATGCGGGAGATCCATCTACGATGCGAAAGACGGTTCAGTTGGCGCTTGAAAAGGGGGTGAGTATTGGTGCACACCCGGGGTTACCTGATTTAATTGGATTTGGAAGAAGAAATATGGCAATTACTCCGGAAGAAGTGTATGATCTCGTTGTTTATCAAGTGGGGGCGTTATATGGTTTTGTAAAGGCTGCTGGTGGAAAGATGCAACATGTAAAACCGCATGGGGCTTTGTACAACATGGCTGCAAAAGATAGTGCACTTTCAGAAGCGATCGCAAAAGCAGTGTATGACATTGACTCGTCGTTAGTATTGTTTGGATTAGCAGGAAGTGAACTAATTAAGGCGGGAGATCGTATAGGCTTAAAAACAGCAAATGAAGTGTTTTCTGATCGGACGTATGAGCAAGATGGTTCGTTAACACCACGACATAAACCTAACGCTTTAATTCATGAAGAACAAGAAGCCATACAGCAAGTTGTTCGTATGGTAAAAGAGGGAAAAGTTCGGTCGCAACAAGGAACTGATGTGGAAATTCAGGCAGATACGATTTGTATTCATGGTGATGGGGTACACGCATTAACATTTGCTGAAAAAATTTTTGAAGCGTTAAAAAAAGAAGGCATTGTCATTACATCTTTATTTTAA